Proteins from a single region of Coregonus clupeaformis isolate EN_2021a chromosome 35, ASM2061545v1, whole genome shotgun sequence:
- the LOC121550356 gene encoding CDP-diacylglycerol--inositol 3-phosphatidyltransferase, producing MVEENIFLFVPNLIGYARIVLALLAFYLMPCCPVPAVFFYLLSAFLDAFDGHAARALNQSTKFGAMLDMLTDRCATMCLLVNLALLYPSYTFLFQISMSLDMASHWLHLHSSMMKGSTSHKAIDLSGNPILRLYYTSRPVLFVMCMGNELFFCLLYVSYYIEEPHVWLQWLLGVCAVVCVLKSAISVLHLITASRNMAAIDVFDRERERSKAE from the exons ATGGTTGAGGAAAACATATTCCTTTTCGTTCCAAATTTGATCG GCTATGCCCGCATCGTGCTGGCTCTGCTTGCCTTCTACCTGATGCCATGCTGTCCAGTACCAGCTGTGTTCTTCTACCTGCTCAGTGCCTTCCTGGATGCCTTTGATGGGCATGCTGCCCGCGCCCTCAACCAAA GCACTAAGTTTGGTGCGATGCTGGACATGTTGACAGACCGCTGTGCCACCATGTGTCTCCTGGTCAACCTAGCTCTGCTTTACCCCTCCTATACCTTCCTCTTCCAGATCAGCATGAGCCTGGACATGGCCAGCCACTGGCTGCACCTGCACAG ctccatgaTGAAGGGATCCACCAGCCACAAGGCCATTGATCTATCTGGAAACCCCATCCTTCGCCTCTACTACACTTCCCGG CCGGTGCTGTTTGTCATGTGTATGGGGAACGAGCTCTTCTTCTGCCTGCTCTACGTCTCCTACTACATTGAGGAACCCCATG tgtggcTGCAGTGGCTGCTTGGTGTCTGTGCCGTGGTGTGTGTGCTGAAGTCTGCCATCAGCGTTCTGCACCTGATCACCGCCTCCAGGAACATGGCTGCCATCGACGTGTTCGACcgcgagagggagaggagcaaggccgagtga
- the LOC121551098 gene encoding myc-associated zinc finger protein, which yields MDSSWSNFLFQTPPSQTQSETALQSELLPDMTGSAQSPPTEHIAPPPSTVDTAALNEEPLPVKAVSKPGRPTHVCNTCNKQFKNNYNLRRHQSVHTGIKMKDRAAREREDGSNGGGGGGGRQTIPLSLLHFSLPSHPPPAESLPQPSLLGNQEGQPVAVSIAPATVTMAAPQVLQAAVVVAGTMVQSQNPGPQPNPNPSPNQVKKNHACEACGKAFRDVYHLNRHRLSHSDEKPYHCPICQQRFKRKDRMSYHVRSHQGGVEKPYVCPHCAKGFSRPDHLNSHVRQVHSTERPFKCPTCTSAFATRDRLRAHLIRHEEKVPCHICGKLLSAAYITDHMRVHNQTQHHACHLCNRSFTTLTYLRVHAQKHHGQEWKESGGTRGMFGGAGAGGVLLCQLCGVQCKTPTQLQGHMGTHATPQVQGAPSPSSSPAGTGTMAVAVSLSGSSTVGLLVTDCSSIAPQPLS from the exons ATGGATTCTTCTTGGAGTAATTTTCTGTTTCAg ACTCCGCCCTCACAGACCCAGTCTGAGACAGCCCTCCAATCAGAGCTGCTTCCGGACATGACTGGCTCCGCCCAGAGCCCCCCTACAGAGCACATAGCCCCGCCCCCATCCACAGTGGACACAGCCGCCCTGAATGAAGAGCCTTTACCTG TGAAGGCCGTCTCCAAGCCTGGCCGGCCGACACACGTCTGCAACACATGTAACAAGCAGTTTAAGAACAACTACAACCTCCGGCGCCATCAGTCGGTGCACACTGGCATCAAAATGAAGGACAGAgcagccagagagagggaggacgggagcaacggaggaggaggagggggaggacggCAAacaatccctctctccctcctccacttctctctgccctctcatcctcctcccgCAGAATCCCTCCCCCAACCCTCCCTACTTGGAAACCAGGAGGGCCAACCTGTTGCGGTGTCCATCGCCCCAGCGACCGTCACCATGGCTGCGCCCCAGGTGCTCcaagctgcagttgtggttgccGGGACAATGGTACAG AGCCAGAACCCGGGGCCTCAACCCAACCCCAACCCAAGCCCCAACCAGGTGAAGAAGAACCATGCATGTGAGGCCTGTGGGAAGGCCTTCCGAGATGTATACCACCTGAACCGCCACCGGCTTTCCCACTCGGACGAGAAGCCCTACCACTGCCCCATCTGCCAGCAGCGCTTCAAGAGGAAAGACCGCATGAGCTACCATGTACGCTCCCACCAGGGAGGGGTGGAGAAACCTTACGTCTGCCCCCACTGCGCCAAGGGCTTCTCACG ACCCGACCACCTCAACAGTCACGTCAGACAGGTGCACTCCACTGAGAGACCCTTCAAGTGCCCG ACCTGCACGTCTGCCTTCGCCACGCGGGACCGTCTCCGTGCCCACCTGATTCGCCATGAGGAGAAGGTGCCGTGCCACATCTGTGGCAAGCTCCTCTCTGCCGCCTACATCACCGATCACATGAGGGTCCACAACCAAACACAGCACCACGCCTGCCACCTGTGCAACCGCA GCTTCACCACCCTCACCTACCTGCGTGTCCACGCTCAGAAACACCACGGCCAGGAGTGGAAGGAGAGCGGCGGGACGCGGGGCATGTTCGGCGGGGCCGGTGCCGGCGGGGTGCTGCTGTGCCAGCTGTGTGGGGTGCAGTGCAAGACACCCACCCAGCTCCAGGGCCACATGGGCACCCATGCCACCCCCCAGGTCCAGGGCGCCCCCAGCCCCAGCAGTAGCCCTGCGGGGACCGGTACCATGGCTGTGGCTGTGTCTCTGTCAGGCAGCTCAACCGTGGGCCTGCTGGTCACTGACTGCTCCAGCATCGCCCCCCAGCCTCTTAGCTAG